The genomic region agtttcaccacagttggagtgccaaggttagccatcactgatgtaGCCTATGCCGTACGATCTATTAAAGGCTACACTATAGAGTAATTTCGTTCTGATTGTTGTTGTCACTTATTTtgtgatacacttgtattatATGTACACTTTCTACGGGAAAAGGTTTTGATGTTTTTGTCCACATGCCTTTTGGTCTCCTGCGAGTTCGTAGGACCTGAAGGCATGAAGCTTACAGAAGAGACCCGTACCCACATTTAGGTATATGTAGACCTTTAATGTCCAGTTAGGTTCACATTGCTTAGTATGTATACGTTTCTGTACACACATACCTATGTTAGGACTGGGGAGCAGTCCTTAATGATCATATCCTTTAAACTTaattgtacccccccccccaactatccGAAACTTTTTCCAATTGAATTGGAGAAACAGTTTTTCTCCAACTCTTCCACCCTGTTTGACATCTAGGAAGTATATACTGTTTCAACCCTAGGTGCTCAAAAGTTGTGCACCACAACAGGCAGTATTACTTACACCAACTTAGTACCGATATTCAACCAGAATATGTACTACCAATGTTTGTAATTTTCTTCTCCttacaactcccccccccccccaagttaaAGTCCAAGGAATCAGAATTATACCAGGTCATGGCATATTCTAAACTACAACACAATTATTGCGCCTCATATAATGTTAATGGTCTCAATGATCCTAGGAAAAGGTCTAAGATTCTAACATATATGAGAAAAGAAAAGGTAGATGTTATATTTTTCCAAGAAACCCAtttaaaaaaacattgacccCATTCTCAAAAACATTTCAATATTGTCATTGGTACAATTCAACCACGCCTTTATCTAAAAGAAAGGGAGTTTCTATTGTGTTCCATAGAAAATTAGGTCTCCAACACATGGATACACTATGTGATAGAGAAGGCAGGTATATATTTGTCAAAGGCCAACTGTATGGGAAGGTGTACACCTTTGCTAATTTTTATTCACCAAACACACTACAACATGTTCTGAACAAATTGGACTCTTTTGTTGAGGGTGTTTTGGTCTTGGGAGGAGACTTGAATGCTCCTCTGGAACCAACCATAGACACATCAGTGGGTAAAGCAAGAATAGCGTACCTTGACCTTAAGGCCCTGAAGAAAAAGCTCCAACACCATGGTTGAATTGATGTTTGGAGGATGCTGAACCCTAGTTGCAAAGATTTTTCATTTTACTGCCGCCGcaccctcctttaaaaaaaacgccccctcctcctgctgattgacagggccagcgagctctctcctccggctggccctgtctgcaattcaaatcccgcgcctgcacctcattcggagcaggcgctctgagagaaggacgctcgcttccccagcactccctcagtgcgcctgcccagatgacgtcacctctaaacccgaaagagaagacgtcatcggcgcaggcgcactgaggaagtggtgaggaagcgagcgtccttctctcagagcgcctgcgccgaatgaggtgcaggcgcggaaTTTGATCCATTAGCAAGATCTAGATCTATTAGCCCCAAAGTACAAGAATCCCATTTTAAAATAGTCTCTCGTTGGTACGGAACTCCTGTTTTACTCAATCGCATGttcccagacatatccccattatGCTGGAGATGTGAAATTGAGCGGGGTACTATTTCTTATGTAGAAATTAGTAAAATATCCAGCTCACCCAATTTCATCCTGTGACTCTGTGCACGGAGCAGACCCAAGCCAGTCCAGACATCATGAAGTGTAGAAAAATAGAAGCTCCAGCACTCGTTGGTAAAGTTTTGTAGATCCCGATCTTTATTGcaccaaaaatgtaaaacaaatacAGTGGCACCCCTCTTCACTCCCCCAgatttacgcgtttcgaactGTTAAGTTCTTAGTCATAATATTTCTTATATCTGGATCCACTGCAAACCACTAGAAACCTTCTGGAAGACCATCACCATGATAATCAACAAAACCTTCAATACGACAGTTAAAATCCCCCCAAACCTGATTCTATTTAGTATATTTGACACACACACTTCTGCTATTAGACATCCCTTAACCTTACACATGTTAAACATAGCTAAGTTATTGATCCCAAAATTGTGGAAAGAAAAAGAACCCCCTTCTATCCTAGAATGGTTAAAAGAGATGCATACGTTACATAATTATGAGAAGCTAAGACTTATTAGAGACGATAGAAAATTTTGATACCATCAAACATGGGATCCTTAGATCAAGCTCTTAGATAGTGATGCCATCACGGAACTTCTCTAATTACTccgctttattattattattgacccTGAAATCATACAGTCAGATTAATacctgattcccccccccccccatctccctaCTTATTCCTGTTAACCTTGTTCTTTTCCCAGTTATTGTTCTTTTTTGAAAGTATAGCTGGGACGACTCGTCTAGAATATTGCACTCAGCAATTTAGAAGAAGTTAACTTTTACTCTGAATTATTAGAAAACTGTAGTGGAATAGGTACATAGTGAACTAGTAATCATTTTATTGTTCTATCAATAAAGACTTCGGTCCTTATTTTCTACCTGATTGTTTGTCTTCCCAAGCGACAATTGTTATGACATAAGTTCAACAACTTTTGAGAGTTCGACTATTTTCATTAATACTTTAATTTGTGTATAACCTCATTGTGATACATGACATGACATTCACTGCTATGTATAACGATTTTATTCTCTGTATATGACATTGATTTACCTTTTTCTTGCATTGTAAAGAATATTGTTGCTTTTTGAACGTTGCAAAATGTAATAAAGATAACGGAGGGTTCTCTGCTCTCTGGACCACCCTCAATTTAGCAAATATAGAGTGCAACAATAATAAATAGGGCAGGCCCACCTCCTTCTGGTATGGGAAAGATAGAGTACATGTAAAATGTATAAACATTTATTAGCTCAAATACATATAGAATACTAAAATAAGTGAAATAGAAAATATTTTGAAACCATGCTTTTCAAATATTTTCTATTTCAGTTCTTTtagttttatttatgtatttgagCTAATAAATGTTTATGCATTTTACACGTACTCTATATTTTCCATACCAGAAGGAGGTGTGCCTGCCCTATTTATTAAAGATCTGGGATAGGTTCCTATGTTCAGGCCATGGCCTCTGCTAAATACCTGATCTTATGACCAGAACTAAAAAGTACATATTATGTCTAAGGGAAGGAGAATGATGGTAGAGATAGCTAATGGCCTAATGCTCGTGTATGGCCCACTTCAGACCTTCATAGTCATTAGGTATGGCGTAGAAGAGATGGTGGAGGTTCTCCAGACTACTGGTGTGGCTTTCATGTAAGTACAGTTTTAGTGCATGTAGACTAGTTCCCATAGTTTCATAAAACAGGGAGGATAATGAGCAGTACCTTCAAATAATGAAGCTCTAGGTCAAATAGTCCATGACAAGCCATCAACAACCACCTATGGACCCTTCAACCTTGGATACACAACGATTCCTTATTACCTGTTGAAGTTATTTGATGAATATTGTCATTCCCCAGCCAAAATTCATTTAGCCGACTGCCAAAGCCTTTCTTATAGGCATCCCAAGTGCGGAAGAAGTCTACTGACCCATCCCAACGTCTCTGTATTACCTAAAGGCAAGAGAAGACCAGGTTACCAGGCAATGACTATTATAAGGAGCACACACGGTAAACTCCCACTCAAACACAAATAACCGAATAAAAGAATATTGTGGCAAATAATTTGTGGCACTAGCCAGTCTTTATAACACCATAAAGCACAGTAGTGTAGCCTGACTAATAACAACACCTCACACAATTGTCTGGGGTAGGCCTGACCCCTGGTTCTCTCAGTGACTGGGAGCCAGCGATGCCTGGGCATCTTCACTGGCTCCACTTGAACAACTGTAGGTCCTCCCTGACCAACCTTTGTGGTTGCCCGAGTCAGTCTGAAACTGGAGATCTTCTGCAAAGCCTGGGTCCCCCCAAATATGAGAAATGAAGCTTGTGTTTATCTCACCATGTTCTATAGCAATCAACACCCTGTGTGTGAAGTGCTACAATCGTACCTTACAACATAGAAGATCACAACAAATCTGATAATAAGGGCTGGGTGGGTCTTGCTTCAACTCGTGTTATTCTTCATCTAAAATCCCCCCCCAATTATCAAGGggagaaaacagaactggatcgcacatccacaatgctatgctttgatctaattaaactcgcttctcagcgctatattaacgtgtacagccccccatacttcatgctgtacaagaggcattagtgtacattttgatcaaaaggcataagcccactcaccacgccaaggtcgcctcttacCTACTCTGACAAAGAGGCACAGCGACAATGCGGTGACAACGCGGCattgccctagtaggcggcgggacccaggagtcaaacagcaccgctgctgtctgacaatgccacccctggcactgggtcccaccaacccaccagcacagcgccacaaaaacaaaggccaccacgcagtactgcaccatgtgaacagttatCTAACACAACACAACACTACTCCACCCTGATCCTCTGACCCAGTTATATCTATCTTCCATCTAAAGAACCACTTATTTCCCTGTAGATTTTGTACCTCTATCCTAACTTAGCTATTTTAGTTTTCCCCTTTACTACCTTTTCTTCCCTGTGGCCCTTATTATGGTTCTTTATAGGCATTTTGCCCATTCTTCACTCTTTTGTTGGATTAGACCTGGTCTAGAAATATATAGTCTACAAGAAGGCTACCACTACTCCAGAAACTATGCAAAGTCCTGTAGCAAAGCCTTTTTTATTTCCTACCCCAAGAGAAAATGTGGACATGGAACTCCTCTAAACTAAGGCTTAAATACCATAGTACAGGATATGGTAGCAATGGATCCAGATTTCCCTAATAAATCATCTCATTTTGACTTCTTTTTCATGTGTTATATATATTTACGATCCATCCTCCTTCATCAGTGTCCATATCACACAGGACCTTCAGGGGCCGGCTGCCATCTGGGTATATGGTGTACCAGTCACTGAGGACTGCCCCCTGATATCGTATTTCTTTGCAGTTCCTGGCAGCTAGgagacataaaaaataaattgttataATTAATAGAAGGACCGGGTTTCGCATTCAGGATTGCCATCCATCAGCCACATTGGAAAgcgactgtaaaaaaaaaacatctttcaCTCTGGAGGACCCTGCATGTTTGAGCACAAAGACATACCTTTGAGTTCAATGAGACCTGTGTAATACTTTATTTCCCCTGCGGTGGTGCTGTAGGGGAGCTGAACACTTGCTGCCATATCGCTCACAGGAACggtcccagcagcaggacaccttCTGATCACCTTATTGTCAGGGGACCAGTATAATAATAAGTGGGTGTCCAAAGCAGGTACGTAAGCCCCTCAATTTAGGCATATCCATAGGTTATGTATGTTATTGTAGCTCCCCACAGACTATAGATGTGAGTTCTGGAGTATagaattttttgtatttatttccccttttattgtttatattgtgTATCAAAATTTTGCTTCCTCTGTGATTAGCGTCTTTAGGATATATGCACTTTTAACAGATCCTACCTCTGCTCCAACTTCTCACCCCTAACTTACCATAGACTGGCTCAGTCGCACCTCTTTCTCCTTTTTCTCCTATAAGAAAAAGATATACATCAATCTTAGCGAGTATTATAGGAGCAGTTGTCATTCCATATACCCCCACAGCGCTCAGGTACTTGGTAGTTGCTGCCCCTGTGATTAGCTGAGAAATGAGCACACACTTTTTGttgttgattttattatttatgtgggTATAAAAATGATCATTTATCAGTAGCAAATCTCCCCATGTAGACAGGGGTGTGCTGGTGGCAAACAGTGAGGAGAGGAGACCTTCAACACCCGCCTGATCATTGTCCTGTAAAAATGAAAGTTAACGAACATCAATCGACTTCCTGTATCGTCGATTGGTGCTCTTTGTGGGCAAGTCAACTGCCTGTGTAAAAGGATCCTTGTCCTTCAACCAAACAGGTATCCATATGTCAGGCTCCTGAGACCTTTTTAACTCCTTCAGGAACGGGcgtttttggttttcattttagTTAGTTACTCCCAGCCtttccaaagccataacttttttatttttaaattcacAGCTGTAGGAGAGCTTGCCTTTTTGTAACTAGTTTGTAAGAAGTTGGTTGCACTATTTACAGTTGCAATGTAGTGGGAACTGACTGGTGagttttattctctgggtcagtataattagaacaataccacatatgtatagtttttttcatcgccatattctgaaccccatgactttttttttatttttatgtgtttgcagctgtgttagggctcattttttgctaggTGATCTCTACTTTTCATTAGTACCATTTTGagttgtgtatgacttttttaaatcactttttattcatttttttttgtgggaggtattttgattttttttccaagAGTTTTTGCActcagtgatgcccatgatgtttatttgtattattgtctatgtatttttattttttaactttggaggaagggaggtgatttgaatttttatttgttttaaaacatttttttaaaacgattttttccttttttttctctcgaaaaaaacactttttaatagtTTCTCTAGGGAACGCGaacaagcaatcaaaagattgcttctctcatagtgccccaatacattagtattggagtctatgagaattttACTGCTTTCCTATGGAGCACTGTTACAGGCAGGGTCACTATAGGTACCTATGTGCAGCAGCCTTGGATCATTCAGGAAGACCAAGGCTGCTGCACACACTATCCGACTCCCCTGATCCTTACCTGATGCACGGCCAGGACCGTGCTCCTGGTTTTTGACCATCCcagatgtgaccacggcatctgaggggttgaatGTGTGCGATCAACGCTATTGTCGATCGCATACAGGCACTCATTGCCTATGTCGCTTGTAAGTGCGCGCCAACTTAATTTTACACTGGGttggcgggaaggggttaaaaagtgtgaCATGTAATGTGGAACACAATGACTGACGCTAAGGTACCATAAATTCCCAACTGAAAAGTTTCAGGGGCCGTGCTAAGATAAAGCCTTAAAAGGGGGGcagcagtaaaaaaaatccaTCCTTGCCCAGACAGGATAAATTACCTCAATTGTTATCACATATATTCCTACTAATATTATTATTTGCATTACAAGTTCTTTACTGACCTTTTTCACCTGGAGGTCCAGTCTTTCCTGTGCCCCCCACAGATCCCAATTGTCCTGGAATAAAAATGGCAGTAGATATATATCTTCATGATCACCGAGGGAAAGCTTTCCACCCAACTCTCCAAATCCCACCTCACCACTGGTGCCCTTGACGCAATCCCAtctcacctcatccctaaccttacCAGTATGCTTATCCCAGCCTGAAAACATTTCTTCAACCTATGACTAAGCCCTAGTGTCTTCCCTTCTTTTAAAGATGCCACCATCACATCCATCCTCAAGATGTCTTCCCTTGTCCCTTCCTCTTTATCCAGCTATCATCCAGCAAATCCCACTTTTACCCACGATCCAAACTTTCAAAAGCAACCTGAAAACTCACCTCCTGAGGAAAGCCTACCATAACCCTGCTGCCAATACACAGATATATGAGCAGCTTCTACCCTTACCTACTGTCTCCTCACCCTTTCCTTGTAGATTGTGAGCCCTCgggggcagggtcctctctttcTCTGTATCACTCTGTTACAAACTTAGTCCACCCTTACTGTACTTATTTTTAATTCATATTATGCATACCGCTTTCACATTTACAGTGCCCTGAAATCAATAGTATCATACATATACCCAAATATAAGAATTAGACCCCTTTCTGGGCCAAGTTCTCATCATCCATTGAAATGGGAACAAACCAACCTGGGAACCCATAGCAGCTACATAGTATGGATCCCCATTTATTGCAAATTCAAAGGTTTTCACTTTACAAGATTTAGTTATCAAATATGTGTATATATTCTACAGATATTTATTAAAGGTTTCACTATAGGAACTACGTTACACCACCAAATTTAGAAGGTAAAGCAGTGATAGCAGATAGATCCAGCTCACCCATCTGCTGTCGGTTTGCATTCACTGCGAATAAGAAACATTACGATTCAAAACATATAAACCGGCTATGGGACTgttgaatttttttaaacttagtgATGAAGCTAGGAAATTTTAAAGGCCACAAATACAACAatattttaatgattgcattttacaaatttttgggcaaatttttatttttcaagtggtctttacaaaaaaaattcagtttttgtCCTACATGGTTACGTTTCAGCCTATCTGAAGAGTATATTAGTATCTCTGAATTCGTAACAGCTCATAAACGCTCATTATAGCAAAATTCCTATCAAATAAGAATATAgcataaatgagtgtttatgagctgtcaggagggcTACACATCAAGTCGTCAGAGTAGGAACATGACATCTCAGTGTGAAACTGACAGTAAGACACATTGCAGAAAGGCtgaaacttaaaagggttttccaagattttaatactaggACCCCCTTGAAAATACtctcagaaaactcttttaattcTGTAAGACAAAAACTGTTGACATTTTTTGTAAAAAGACCAATAGAAAAAGTGACTTTTGGCCCAGAACAAGTTAAAtgcaaatgtgttaaaaaaaagaaagttgcCCCCGAAGGTGTTCCTAGCCTCTTAACAGTGCAGTGCCTGACATGTTTGTAAACATTTACACAATTTatacattttaaagggattctgtcacctcccctaaggcaaaaaacgatttaaaagcagccatgcagcacagcttacctggattaagctgtgctgtttaatcttgaaatccgtccagcagttagttcaaaaaacgagtttgatcaatgaggaaatgcgtcctgaaggtgcccagaggggcgtttttttcttctgagagagcccagtaccgcccctctttcagtgcccagcccgccttccttgtattttctaactgccgcccccagcctgccacagcctctcctgcctctcctccccctccctcacgccgaacgaagtctcgcacaggcgcagtacccactgagggctgcgcctgtgcgatcatcaggagactgagggcggcagcttcatcttcgtcactgggcatgcgccgagcccagtgacgtccgatgctcgctcttccctgctgactgagggaagagcgagcatcggacgtcactgggctcggcgcatgcccagtgacgaagatgaagctgccgccctcagtctcctgatgatcgcacaggcgcagccctcagtgggtactgcgcctgtgcgagacttcgttcggcaagagggagggggaggagaggaaggggaggctgtggcaggctgggggcggcggttaggaagtaaaaggaaggcgggctgggcactgaaaaaggggcgggactgggctctctcagaagaaaaaaacgcccctctgggcaccttcaggacgcatttcctcattgatcaaactcgttttttgaactaactgctggacggatttcaagattgaacagcacagcctaatccaggtaagctgtgctgcatggctggttttaaatcgttttttgccttaggggaggtgacagaatccctttaatagttGTTCTCCTTGTACCAACCTTTTTCTCCCGGTGCCCCAACATCTCCTTTTTGACCGGGAAGACCAGGAtgaccagggcagcctcgaaGAATTGACAATTTGTCAGAGTCCCCAATCCCTAAAACTTTCACTTCtgtcagtgggaaaaaaaatacataaaagtaccgtataatataaaaaagcaaacaccgtagagaaataaatatataatgaAGACCACTCGATACAATACAAGGTGAGTATAACGTCAGGAACCAACCCTCTGTATGAAGCTGATGATGAGGACTCACCTGGACATGACTGATCAGTGCTACAAAGCCCAGACACTACTCCAAGTAAGAGTAGTACCGACACGCACAAGTCGCACATGACAACCTGAAGAAGGTAAGAACTGTCTTCCAGATTTTTCAACTGACATATATAGCAAAGACCttcattgttatatatatatatatatatatatatatatatatatatatgtcatgtcCAACCAGGGCTTGTCCCCAGGGAGCTGTATTTTCCCAGCAATGTTCTAATAAAATATTTCACAACAAGCTTAATGAGACACAGGCCTCAATTATTTATTGTGCAAATGTTTGTTATTTCAacttatttttattgaaaataatttTCATATGTTTTAAACCAGTTATC from Bufo gargarizans isolate SCDJY-AF-19 chromosome 9, ASM1485885v1, whole genome shotgun sequence harbors:
- the LOC122919639 gene encoding ficolin-1-like isoform X3 is translated as MCDLCVSVLLLLGVVSGLCSTDQSCPEVKVLGIGDSDKLSILRGCPGHPGLPGQKGDVGAPGEKGQLGSVGGTGKTGPPGEKGEKGERGATEPVYAARNCKEIRYQGAVLSDWYTIYPDGSRPLKVLCDMDTDEGGWIVIQRRWDGSVDFFRTWDAYKKGFGSRLNEFWLGNDNIHQITSTGTWELRVDLHDFEGKMVFAKYASFKVLDESEKYKLLIGAYKEGTAGDSMGGLNNMKFSTKDEDNNILEGHCSLLYKGGWWYNNCHNANLNGLYHLGEHTSFADGINWFSAREFKYSYKHAEIKIRPV
- the LOC122919639 gene encoding ficolin-1-like isoform X2, producing the protein MCDLCVSVLLLLGVVSGLCSTDQSCPEVKVLGIGDSDKLSILRGCPGHPGLPGQKGDVGAPGEKGQLGSVGGTGKTGPPGEKGEKGERGATEPVYAARNCKEIRYQGAVLSDWYTIYPDGSRPLKVLCDMDTDEGGWIVIQRRWDGSVDFFRTWDAYKKGFGSRLNEFWLGNDNIHQITSTGTWELRVDLHDFEGKMVFAKYASFKVLDESEKYKLLIGAYKEGTAGDSMGGLNNMKFSTKDEDNNILEGHCSLLYKGGWWYNNCHNANLNGLYHLGEHTSFADGINWFSAREFKYSYKHAEIKIRPV